The Bosea sp. AS-1 region TTCCTGGGTCACGTCGGAGTCTCCGATACGGCTTGAGGTCGGGCCGGGTGCATTAGTTGCCGTGCCTGGCGCGCGGCCACCTGCAGCGTTTCGAAGGCGGCGAGGCGTCGGGCATGCCATTCGGCGATTTCGCCGCTGGCGGGGGTGAAGACTGCAGCCCCCGGCGCCATCGCGGTCATCGCTTCGCCCAGGTCGGGGAAGGCGCCGGCTGCGCTCGCGGCCAGCATGGCCGAGCCGAGAAGCACGGGATCGACGTCGTCGGGGACGAGCACCGGCAGTCCGGAACAGTCCGCCAGCATTTGCCGGATCAGCGGCTGGCGGCCGGCGCCGCCGCTGAGCACGATCGCCTCCAGCGTGGCGCCCTTCGCGCGGCTCGCCTCGACGATCTGGCGTAGCCCGTAGCCGATCCCGGTCAGGCCGGCGATGTAGAGCGCGACGAGATGATCGAGGTCCCGCTCCATGCCGAGCCCGGCGATCATGGCCCGCGCCTGTGGGTCAGCATGGGGAGAGCGGTTGCCGAGGAAGTCGGGCACGACGATGAGATCGCCGGCAAGATGCACTGCGTCCGAAGCTTGTGCGACATGTTGCGCGGCGCGCGCAGCGAGCCAATCAGGCAGTGAAAGGCCCTGCACCGTCGCGCTGCGTTGCGCCTCCGGCGCGGCCGGATGGAAGCCGATCAGCTGGTCGATGGCGGCGCCCGCACCGGACTGGCCGCCCTCGTTGAGCCAGAGGCCGGGCGCCATCGCCGAATAGTAAGGTCCCCAGATGCCCGGAATGAAGGTCGGCTCGCGGCTGCTGGCCATGGTGCAGGCCGATGTGCCGAAGACATAGGCCATACGGGTCAGCGCGGAGCCGTGCGGCGAGCGCACGCCGACCGAGCCGACACCACCGGCATGGGCGTCGATCAACGCCGAGGCGACGGCAGTCCCGGGCTTCAAGCCGAGTTCGGCGGCAGCTTGCTCCGTGAGCCCCTCGCCGAGCGCGGTGCCCCCCGGAACGATCTCGGTGCCGATCCGCTTGAAGTCCTCATCGGCAAGATCGCTCAGGCCGATCTGTCGGAAGTAGTCCTCGTCCCAGCGCCGCTCATGGGCAAGGTACGTCCATTTGCAGGTCACTGTGCAGGTGGAGCGCGCCAGCGAGCCGGTCGCGCGCCAGGTCAGGAAATCCGGCAAGTCGAAGAACTGCCAGGCGGCATCATAGGTCGCAGGCAGGTGCTCCTTGAGCCAGAGCAGTTTAGGCGTTTCCATCTCCGGCGAGATCGTGCCGCCGACATAGGCGAGGACCGGATGTTGCTTCGCGTTGATGCGCTCGGCCTGATCGATGGCGCGATGATCCATCCAGACGATGATGTCGCGGTTCGCATCGCCATGCGGCCCCACCGGCAGTGACGCGCCGTCCGGCCCGAGCACGACCAGCGAGCAGGTCGCATCGAAGCCGATGCCGCCGATATCGCCCGGCGCCAGCCCCGCCTGGGCCATCGCCTCGCGCACGCTGGCGCAGACCGCCTGCCAGATGTTTGCGCTCGACTGCTCGGCGATGTCGGGGCCGTCGCGATAGAGCGCGATGTCGCGCTTCGCCGTCGCGAGCATGCGCCCGGTCCGGTCGAAGATGCCGGCCCGGGCGCTGCCGGTGCCGACGTCGATGCCGATGAAATGTCCGGCCATCTCAGGCAGCGGCGCGGTTGGGCGGCCCGGCGCGGGTGCCGTCGGGATTGCGCAGGTAGACACCGCGTTCGAGCTGCTGGCGGCGCAGTTCCCCGACATCGATATCGGCTGGCGGGCGGTTGCCGCGCACCGAGATCTTAGCGGCGCGGCCGGCAGCTTCGCCCATCGCCATGCAGGTCGCCATGACGCGGATCGCGCCCATCGCCTCATGCGTCGCGGAGATGCTGCGCCCGGCGACGAGCAGGTTGCCGATCTTCTGCGGCACCAGCGAGCGATAGGGGATGTCGTAGCAGTCGCCGCACCAGATCAGCGTGCAGCCATCGTCGGACGGGCGGTGGATATCGATCGGATAGCTCGCCACTGCGATCGCGTCGTCGAAATGCGTGCAGGCGAGCACGTCCTCCTGCGTCATCACATATTGGCCGCGGATGCGGCGCGTCTCGCGGATGCCGAGGAAGGGCGCCGTCTTGGTGAAATAGGCCTTCTCGAAGCCCGGCACGTAATTGACGAGATAGGTGACGATGTCGTCGATCTGGGCGCGGCCCTCGATCTCGCCCTTGGTCAGGCTGCGCGCGTCGGTGCCATCAGTGCCCTTGACGCGGGTCATGTTGATCCAGACCTCGCCCTTCTTCAGGCCGGTGATGATGATGGTGCGCTCGTTCGGGATCTGCAGGCCGCGCTCGGCCTTGGCCTTGGCCATCAATTCGCGCATGCCGACGACGATGAATTGGTGGTTCTGGCCGAAATATTCGGCCGGGATGAAATCGGTGAGATAGGTCCGCGCCGCCGGCGGCGCATTGGCGATCGAGAGGCGCAGCGCATCGGTGTCGACACCGGCGAGGCAGAACATCAGGGTCGGGGGCTGCATGCCGCCATGCTCGTTGCCCTTCTCAGTCGGCACGCCGGCGCTGTAGGCGACGTCGGCATCGCCGCTGCAATCGATCACGACCTTGGCGAGGATCGCGTTGCGGCCACTCTTGCTCTCGGTGATGACGCCGCGGATCGTGTCGTTCTCGACCAGCGCCCCGGCGAAGAAGGTGTAGAACAGCACGTCGACGCCGGCTTCCGTCAGCATCTCCAGCGCGACCGTCTTCACCGCCTCGGGCTCGACCAGCGTGATGCCCATATGGAGCGGGCAGGGGCGGTGCTCGCTTGCGCCCTGGCGCTCCCGGCGCAGTCGCTCGATGAATTTCTGCGGCAGCCCGTCGATGATCTGGTTGCCTTTCTGGCCGAGGAAGCCAAGCACCGGCAGGCCGATCGTCATGTTGCCGCCGACGAAGCTGCGGCTCTCGATCAGCCCGACGCGCAGGCCGTCCTCGGCGGCTGCCAGCGCGGCGGTGAGGCCCGAGGGGCCGCCGCCGACGACGAGCACGTCATATTCGGCAGAGACGGGGATGGAGCGGGCCGGCTCCTCGACGAAACGGGTTGCTGATGTCGACATGGCGGATGTCCTTCAAGATCTGGCGATGTGTCTCACGGCTGTGGAGCCAGGGCGCCGCAGCCGTGTTGAGTGAGGATCAGGCCGGCATCATCGGCTTGACGCGGTCGATGATGGCGGAGACGGCGTCCTTGACCGGCTTGCGGCCGAGCACCGCGAGCTGAACCTCTTCGAGGAAGGTCGCTTGCGCGCGGGCGGCCTCAGGGAAGGGCGGGAAGGCGCCGCGCGCCGTCGTCAGCACCTTGGCTTCGACAGCGGCGAGCGCGTTGCCGGCCTTCAGCTTCTCGTCGGCATAGGTCGAGACCCGCACCGGGCCGTTACCGTTGAGCGCCATGCCGAGCGTCACGCGCTTGCTGGAGACCTCCTTGATGAAGCTCCAGGCCAGCGCCTTGTCCTTGGCGTTCTTCGGGATCGACATCGCCCAGGCCTCGACGACGGAAGCCATCGGCATCTTGCCCTGGATCGCCTTGGAGCCTGGGAAAGGCACGGCCTTGATCTTGCCGGGGAACTTGCTCTGCTCGGCATTGTTGAGCTGCGCCCCACGGGCGAAGGGTAGCACCGTGAAGGCGGCGCGACCCTGCTGCAGCCAGGTGACCTGATCGTCGTTCTTGGTCGTGGCATAGCTGCGCGGCAGGCTGCCGGCCTCGAACATGCCGCGCAGCGCCGCCAATCCCTGCTCCAGCGCCTCGCGGTTCGGTACCAGCTTGAGATCGGGGCTGATGAAGTCGCCGCCATAGGCGCGGGCGAACATCACGGGGAAGACGGCGAGGTCGCTCGCCAGCACCATGCCGGTCACCGGCGTGCCGGCCTTGGAGGTGAAGGTGGTCTTCTTCGCCTGCTCGATCAGCTCTTCCAGCGTCGCCGGCGGGGCGGAGATGCCGGCCTCCTCCAGCAGCGCCTCGTTGTAGAACAACCCTTGCGTGGCATGGCGGACGGGGATGCCGATCAGCTTGCCATCGACGGTCATGCCCTGGACGAGGCCGGGCGCGATATCGCCGAAATCCTCGATCGCGTCCTTGTCCTGATAGGGGCCGAGCGGCTCGAACAGGGCGGCGATCTGCGAGGTCGGCCGGTTATCGATGAGATAGCCGACGCCATACTCGGTCTCCTTCAGGCTGGCCTCGCGGAAGAGGCGGTCCTGCAACGGGTTGGAGTCGAAGGTGGTGAAGGCGATTTCGGCGTCGTTGGCCTTGCGCCAGCCTGCCATCAGGTCGCCGTCGCCGCTGCCGAGCACGGTCTGGTGGACCTTGTGGCTGAGCACGTTCAACGTCTTGCCGGCGGCAAGCGTGGGGCCGATTGCAACTGTGGCGGCCACTCCCGCGGAACCGGCGACGAAGGCGCGGCGGGTGAGCTTGATTTCAGGCTTGTTCGACATGGTCTTCCTCCCTCTTTGCTTTGTGGTTGGCTACCCCTTCGTCGAACCGGCGGTGAGGCCGGCCACGAGGTAGCGGTTCATGAAGACGACGAAGAGAAGGACGGGCACGAGCTGCACCGTCGCGGCGGCGAAGAGGATCCCCCAGTCGACGCCGTCGATGGAGCCGATCATCTCGGAGATCACGAGAGGCGCGGTCTTCGCCCTGGTCGCGGTGAAGATGAAGGCGAAGAGGAACTCGTTCCAGGAGAACACGATCACGAAGACCGCGACGGCGAGCACGCCGGGCATCGCCAGCGGTGCGATGACCTTGCGCAGGATGGTCATGCGGCTCGCCCCGTCCATCGAGGCGGCTTCGTCCAACTCGCGCGGGATCTGGTCCATGAAGGTGCGCATCAGCACGGTGCCGAGCGAGACGAAGAACGTCGCGTAGAGCAGGATCAGCACGAGATGCGTGTCGCTGAGCCCGAGCCAGTTCACGATCGGGAAGAGCGGCAGCGTCACGACGATCGGTGGGATCAGCCTGACGATGATCAGCCCGAGCAGGCTCGCGCCGAGCCAGCGACCGGAATTGCGTGAGTAGACATAGCCGGCGCAGGCGCTGGCGACGATGGCGAGCAGCGTCGCGCCGACCGTGATCAGCAGGCTGTTGAGCAGCCCCTCGAAGAAGACGCCCCAGGAGCGCCAGAGCTCAGCGTAGTGCTTGAAGGTCGGGGTGAACAGCCATTTCGGCGGCACCGCGAAAATGTCCTGGCCAGGTTTCAGCGAGGACATCGCGATGAACAGGATCGGGAACAGCGACCAGAACAGGATCGCCACTACGGCGAGCGCCTTGCCCAGCCCGATCAGAAGCCGCTCAGTGCGCATGGGCCACGCCTCCGCGCCTGAGCAGGAAGACATAGGCGCCGGCAAGCAAGAGCGAGATCACGACCATGATCCAGGCGGTTGCCGCGGCCGAGCCGAACGCGTTGAAGCTAAAGGCTTCCTGATAGAGGTAGATCGCGACCACCTCGGTCGAGCGGGCCGGCCCGCCCTTGGTCAGCAGCCAGGCTTCCGAGAATAGGCGGAAGGCGAAGATGTAGCGGAAGAGCAGGGCGATCAGCATCGCCGGGCCGAGCAGGGGCAGCGTCACGCGGCGAAAAGCCTGCCAGCGCGTCGCGCCGTCGATCCGCGCGGCTTCGTAGAGCTCGGCGGGAATGGCGAGGCGCGCGGCGTAGACAATGACGAAGGTGAAAGGCAGATGCAGCCAGATCGTTAGCAGGCCAATCAGGATCATCGCGTGCGAGGGCTCGAACGACCAGTCGAGCGTCGGCAGGTGCAGCGCCCTGAGTGCGAGCGTGATCGGCCCGGCATCGGGGTCGAACAGGAAGCGCCACATCACCACGGCCGTGACCTCGCTGACCGCATAGGGTGCGAGCACGGCGACGAGCAGGAAACGCCGGAAGGGCAGGCCGCTGGCGAAGAGCAGGGCCATGCCGAGGCCTACCGCCAACTCCAGATGCACGGCCACGACGACGAGGACGACAGTGTTCCAGAGTGCGCCATGGAACGCTGGATCGGTCAGGACGCGCCAGTAGTTCTGCAGGCCGACGAAGCTCGGTGCCTGGCCGAAGCTCGAGGTGTTCAGGCTCAGCCAGACGACATAGAGCGACGGCAGCACGATCACGCTCAGGATGAGCAGATGCACCGGCGCAAGCAGCGGCAATAGTCGTGCCGTTCGTTGAAGCTGCACGCTTTCCTCCAGAACTTCTTTTGCTCCGGGCTCTGCCGGCCCGGTGGTTTGGACGCGGGGCGTCCGCGTTAGGTGTCGATCAGTGCACCGCCTTGGGCGAAGCGATCGGTCTCTCCGGATTCGGAAGCGGGTCGGAATTCGAAGCGTCGCGAGCGGTGGACCCGACCGTGAGATCGCGAACGGAATCGCGCGCTTGCAGACTCGCCTGCAGCACGCACCGCTCGGGGGGCGTCCGGTCCCCGGTCATGCGAGCCCGCAAGCGGCGCCAGGCGGCTTCGGCGATCTCCGCGATCGGCTGGCGGATCGCGGTGAGGCCGGTCTTGCGGGCATTCATCCAGGGGTAGTCGTCGAAGCCGACGACGGAGACCGGATCGGGGATATCGATCCGCAATCGCGCCAGCGCCGAGAGGGTGCTCAGCGTCGTGACGTTGGTGAGCGCGATGACGGCGCTCGGCTGGGGGTTCCGTTCGAGCCAGTGCAGGAACGTCGCGGCGCCACGATCGGCATTCGAGCCGAGCTCGACGACGATGGGTTCCCGGCCAAGCTCGCCCCGGATCAGCTCGCATGCGCCCCGGACGCGCTCGCGGATCGGGGAAATGGCGAGGCTGGAGGCGGCGACGAGGATGTCGCGATGGCCCTTGGAGAGAAGGTGCCGGGCGGCGATCTCGCCCGCCTCACGGTTGTCGATCGCCACCGTATCGACGATCGAGCCCTCGGGTGGCACGCGGTCGGTGAAGACGATCGGCAGCCGGCCGACCTCGTTGCGCAGTGCTTCCGGCACCGCATCGGAGCAGGGCACGGCGATCAGCCCTGACGGGCGCCAGGCCAGCAAGGTGCGCAGCCGCGACTGCTCCAACCCCAGATCGTCACGCGAGCTGGCGACGAGGATGTCGTAGCCGTCCTTCTGGGCGAGGACCTCGAGCTGCGAGACCAGCGAGGTGAAGAAGACGTCGTCGAGATCAGGAACGAGGACGCCGACGACGCGGGCCTGGCCCGAGCGCAATTGCGAGGCCGCCCGATCCACTTGGTAGGACAGCTCTTCCGCCGCCTTCAGCACGCGCTCGCGCAGATCGGCATTCACCGGCTTGTTGCCGCTGAAGACGTTCGAAACGGTGGCGATCGAAACGCCGGCGCGGGCCGCGACCTCCCGGATCGTTATGCGTCTGCCGTTCATGGCATGCCTGTTAAACGTTTTTCAGAAAAACGTTTAACAGGACCGGTCGGCGGCTGCAAGAGGCCGCTTCCGACAAGGCCGGAAGCGGCCGCCCGGTCGCTGGAGCGGGCGTCGTGGAGCCCGACCTTGAAACCAGGCCCGTCAGGCGATCTTGTCGCGACTGACCGCCTGGATCTTCTCCCAGACGCGTTCCGGACCAGGGACATCGAGACCGAAAAGGGTTTCGAAGGTGTCCGCAAGGTGATCCGCGCTGGTGATGCGCTGCTCCCGGACGGAGTTCGGCGTCACGCTGCGCAGGCTGTCGTTCTGCAAGGCGATGTAGCCGTCCGCAGTATGGCGCAGCATCGCCAATGCATTGGTGAACGGCGAGCCGGCATCCTGCATCAGCCAGCCTTGCGTTGCGACCATCGCGTTCTCGTCGCTGTAGTCGGCGCGGAAATCGAAGCTGTGCGCGATGCCCTGCGGGTGATTGTTGAAACGCAGCCAGCCGTCCTGCGTCTGCGTGATCGCGAAATCGAAGCCGCGCTGGCTGATCGGCCCGACCGCAAGCGGCACAGGCTCGATGATCGCATCGGCCACGCCGACTTCGGCGAGATAGGGCCGGTCGAGATCGACGCGCAGGGTCAGGTGGTTGCCGATGGCGATGTCGCCGAGCTTTTCGCGATCGACGCCGCCACAAAGGCGGCTCACGCGAAATCCGTGTGCGCTGAGCGCTGCGCCGAAAAGACCGTTCATCTCGTAGCACCAGCCGCCGCGTCTGCCCTCCACCATCTTGGCGAAGGCGGAAGCCGGCGTGATCGTCGACGGCCAGCCCATGAAGGCGTCCAGTGCTTCCCAGGTGAAGGCCATGAGGTGGGCGCGATGCAGCTTCGACAGGCCGGCAATGTCGAGGGAAACAGGCCGGTCGATCCCAACCCTTGCGAGATAGGCATCGAGCTGACTGGCAGACAGGGGCATTTCGTTTTCGTGGGAGAGTGCATGCGCCATTCTTCGGTCTCCATGAAGTGGACCGTCGTTGCGGTTCCGGATGCTCTGTCTCGGAACGGCTCACGCAGGTTCATGCGGCTACGCGATTTTTGCAGGCAGACGGTCGAGTCGAAGGCTGGCGACGGGAGCGGCCAATCGGGCAAGCCGTGATACTGAAGCCGAAGCGCAGGCAGGCTGAAGTCATAGTGCGCGGCCATGGCTGGAAGAGTCAGGGCACGCATGAGAATTACGCTAGGTCAGCTCAATAATCGGCGCAAGCCGGGAAGCCGCAGGCATTGCCGCTCATCGCGGGGCCATCGTCATGCCGCCATCGGCCATGATGACCGAGCCCGTGATGAAGCTCGCATCGGGGGAGGCAAGAAACGCAACGGCGGCAGCAATCTCATCGGGCGTGCCGAGTCGGCCAATGATCTGGCGCCCCGCCATCGCTGCCATGCGTGCGTCGCGATCCGCGCCGTCACCGGCGAGGCGGGCGATCCAGGGCGTATCGACGGTGCCGGGGCAGAGGCAGTTGACGCGGACCTGCCCGGCCAACTCGACCGCAAGCGCACGGGTCAGCCCGAGCACGGCGGATTTCGAGGCGCAATAGGCAGCGCGCTCGGCAAAGCCGAGCTGGGCTGCGACGGAGGCGAGATTGACGATGCTGGCGCCGGTCGGCATCAGCGGGACGGCCGCCTGGGCCATCAGCATCTGGGCCGTGACATTGACGGCTAAGACGCGATTCCAATGGGCCGTGGTGAGAGCGGCGAGCGCGCCCTCGCCGGGGATGCCGGCATTGTTGACGAGCACGTCACAGCGGTTGCGTCCCGCGAAGAAGGTCGCCACGGCGCCTTCATCCGTAATGTCGAAGCCATGCCAGGACAATTGCCCGGTGTCGCCCGCGCCGGCCGGTGGTTCCAGATCGATCGCGGCGACACGGGCGCCCTCAGCCAGGAACCGCTCAACCACCGCCCGCCCGATGCCGCGGCCGGCGCCGGTGACGACCACTTCACGATCGCGGAAGCGCATGGCGATGCCCTCAGTATTTCGGCTTCTCGGCGAACCAGCCGGGCCGGTCAGGGTCGAGATAGGCTCCGATCACCTTGCTGGAGCGGAAGCGTTCGAGCGCGTCGAGATCGGGCAACACGCCGAGACCGGGCTCCTGCGGAACGTCGAGACGCCCGTCACGGATCACGAAGGCTTCGGTGATGATGTCGACGCTGTGATAGTAATATTCGGTGTCGATCGCGATGTTCATATTCGGGATCGAGGCCGCGAGATGCAGATAGGCCGCCTGCGACAGGCCCAGCTCGCCGCCGGAATGCAGCGTCACGGGAATGCCCGCAGCCTCCGCCACGCCCGCAGCCTTGACGCATTGCCAGATGCCACCCTCCTCATGGGGATCGAGCAGGATCACGTCTGCAGCGGCGGCGCGCACGACATTGCCGACATCGCCGAGCGTATAGGCGCCTTCGTCGATCGCGATCGGCACCGTTTGGGCCTGCCGCAGCTCGGCATGACCGGCGATGTCGTGCAGGACGAGCGGCTGCTCGACATAGGCGAGATCCAGCCCCTTCAGCTTCTCCAGCTGGCGCCGTGCTGTGCCTGGCGACCAGGCACCATTCACGTCGGCTCGCAGCGGCGCGTCGCCGACGACCCGGCGCACGGCTTCCATCAAGGCGATGTCGCTCTTCTCGTCATGGCCGATCTTGACCTTGAAGGTGGTGTAGCCCTCGTCGCGGAAGCGTGCGGCCGTCTCGGCACAGGGTTCGGGATCGGCGACGAAGAGATAGGCTGCGAGTTCGATCTCGCGGCGATAGGTCCCGCCGAGCAGGGCGTGCAGCGGCAGGCGGGCATGTTTGCCGAGCGCATCCCACATCGCCATCTCGACCGCGGCGAGCGCCATCACCGCAGCTCGCTCATGATGATAGTAGCCGGCGCCGAGTACGTGCCGGTGGAGCCGCTCGACATCGGCGACGCTGCGGCCGAGCGCCAGCGGCAGCACGACCTTCTCCAGGACGACCGGGACGAAATCGAGCAGCGCGATCGTCTCGCCATAGCCCTTGATGCCCGAGGCGGTCGTCACCTCCACGACTAGCCGGGTCGAGCCGGTGCGCTTGCCGGAGCCCCAGACGATCGGACTGTCGAAGGGGATGTAGACCAGCCAGTGCCGGGTCGCGATGATGGTGAGCGGGTCGTCGGGGAGTGCCATGGCGGCCTTCAATCCATGTAGAGCCCGCCGTTCACGTTCACCACCTCGCCGGTGATGTAGCTCGAACGCGACGACGATAGGAAAAGCAGAAGATCGGCGATCTCGTCGGTCTCGGCCATGCGGCCGAGCGGCACGAAATCGGTGACGCGTTTGAGCTGCTCGGGCGTCAGCGCCTTGATGAGCTCGGTCGCGACCGGGCCGGGCGCGACGGCATTGACGCGCACGCCGACCCTGGCCGCCTCAATGGCGAGCGCGCGGGTGAAACCGATGACGCCGGCCTTGGAGGTCGAATAGGAGGTGTTGTCGCCGAACAGCGTGCCACGCTTGCCGGCGAAGGAAGCGAGGGAGACGATCGCTCCCCTCCTCTCGGCGAGAGCCGGCATCGCTGCCCGCGACAACAGGTAGACGGCGTCGAGATTGACCGCCAGCACCCGGCGCCAGGATTCTGGGGTGGTCGTGGCGATCGGCGCCGGCTCGCTGATGCCGGCATTGTTGACGAGCACGTCGAGGCGACCGAAGGCGGAGAGTGCCGCGTCCAGCACCCGATCGGCGGCGCCGTCCGCGGTGAGATCGGCTGCGATCATTCGCGAGCCCGGCACGGAAGCCGCCGCCTCGGCCAGCGTGCCGGCGTCGCGATCGGCGAGCATGACCTGCGCACCCTCGGCAGCGAAGCGTTGTGCGCTCGTCAGCCCGATGCCTCTGGCCGCACCGGTTATCAGAGCGACCTTGCCGTTCAATCCGAGATCCATGGACCTTCGCTCCGTGGCTACTTGACCGCGCCCTGCGTCAGGCCTGCGATGAACTGGCGCTGCATGATCAGGAAGGCGATGATGATCGGCACGCTCGACAGGACCGACGCGGCCATCAGCATCCCGTACTCAGGCAGCTGGTCGCCCTTCAGCGTCGCGACGCCGACCGGAAGGGTCAGCATCTCATCGGTGCGCATCATCACCAGCGGCCAGATGTAGCTGTTCCAGGAGGCGATGAAGATCAGCACACCGACTGTGCCGAGCGCCGGGCGCAGCAAGGGCAGCACGACGCTCCAGTAGAGGCGGAATTCGCCGGCGCCGTCGATCCTCCCGGCATCGAGCAGCTCGGTGGGGATCGCGACCGCATATTGCCGCATCAGGAAGATGCCGAAGGCATTGGCGGCGAAGGGCAGGATCAGCACGATATAGGTGTCGAGCAGGCCGAGTTTCGCGAGCCAACCGAAGAGCGGGATCACTGTGGTGAAGGCCGGGATCGAGACCGAGGCGATCACCACCCAGAACATCACCGTCTTGCCGGGGAAATCGAACTTGGCGAAGGCGTAGCCGCCCAGCGAGCAGAACAGCAGCCCGAGCGCCGTGCTGGCGAGCGCCACCACGAGGCTGTTGACCATCCAGCGCAGATAGAAGGTCTTCGCCAGGAGCTCGTCGAAATTCTCCAGCGACCAGCGGCGCGGCCAGACATCTCCGGCGAAGATATCGGCACGCGACTTGAAGGCAGAGAGCACCGCCCACAGCACCGGTGTCAGCACGAGCGCGAGCAGGGCCAATACGACGAGCGTGCCGAGATAGGCGGCAAGGCCCGGCGTGGGCGCGTCGTCTTGGGATGGTCCGCTCATGCGACCTCCCGCCCGGAGAGGAGCTTCTGAACAATCGCGATCGCCACGATCATCAGGGTCAGCACATAGGAGACCGCCGCGGCATAGCCGAGTTCGACGTATTGGAAGCCGGCCTGGTAGAGATAGATCACGATGGTCAGCGTGCTGTCGGCCGGTCCGCCCTTGGTCAGCACCGAAGGTTCGTCGAAGAGTTCGAGGGCCCAGATCGTCGACATGATCACGCCGAAGAGGATGACCGGCTTGAGAAGCGGCAAGGTGACGTAGCGCGTCACCTGCCATGGGCTGCAGCCGTCGAGGCGCGCCGCCTCCTTGACGTCGCTGGGGATGCCCTGGAGGCCGGCGAAATAGATCACGGCGTAGTAGCCGAGCGCCCGCCAGACGCGCAGGATGATGATTGCCCAGATCGCGAAGCGCGGATCGCCGAGCCAGTCGATCTCGCCGAATCCGAGACCCTTCTGCACGATGTTGAGAAGGCCGACGCCCTTGGCGAAAATCATCTCGAAGATCACCGCCGCGACGACCAGGCTGATCGTCACCGGCAGGAAGAAGCCGACCTTGACCGCATTCTTGAAGCGCAGCCATGCGCTGTCGAGGCAGAGCGCCAGCGCCAGGGCCGAGACGTTCAGGATCGT contains the following coding sequences:
- a CDS encoding FGGY-family carbohydrate kinase gives rise to the protein MAGHFIGIDVGTGSARAGIFDRTGRMLATAKRDIALYRDGPDIAEQSSANIWQAVCASVREAMAQAGLAPGDIGGIGFDATCSLVVLGPDGASLPVGPHGDANRDIIVWMDHRAIDQAERINAKQHPVLAYVGGTISPEMETPKLLWLKEHLPATYDAAWQFFDLPDFLTWRATGSLARSTCTVTCKWTYLAHERRWDEDYFRQIGLSDLADEDFKRIGTEIVPGGTALGEGLTEQAAAELGLKPGTAVASALIDAHAGGVGSVGVRSPHGSALTRMAYVFGTSACTMASSREPTFIPGIWGPYYSAMAPGLWLNEGGQSGAGAAIDQLIGFHPAAPEAQRSATVQGLSLPDWLAARAAQHVAQASDAVHLAGDLIVVPDFLGNRSPHADPQARAMIAGLGMERDLDHLVALYIAGLTGIGYGLRQIVEASRAKGATLEAIVLSGGAGRQPLIRQMLADCSGLPVLVPDDVDPVLLGSAMLAASAAGAFPDLGEAMTAMAPGAAVFTPASGEIAEWHARRLAAFETLQVAARQARQLMHPARPQAVSETPT
- a CDS encoding FAD-dependent oxidoreductase, with the protein product MSTSATRFVEEPARSIPVSAEYDVLVVGGGPSGLTAALAAAEDGLRVGLIESRSFVGGNMTIGLPVLGFLGQKGNQIIDGLPQKFIERLRRERQGASEHRPCPLHMGITLVEPEAVKTVALEMLTEAGVDVLFYTFFAGALVENDTIRGVITESKSGRNAILAKVVIDCSGDADVAYSAGVPTEKGNEHGGMQPPTLMFCLAGVDTDALRLSIANAPPAARTYLTDFIPAEYFGQNHQFIVVGMRELMAKAKAERGLQIPNERTIIITGLKKGEVWINMTRVKGTDGTDARSLTKGEIEGRAQIDDIVTYLVNYVPGFEKAYFTKTAPFLGIRETRRIRGQYVMTQEDVLACTHFDDAIAVASYPIDIHRPSDDGCTLIWCGDCYDIPYRSLVPQKIGNLLVAGRSISATHEAMGAIRVMATCMAMGEAAGRAAKISVRGNRPPADIDVGELRRQQLERGVYLRNPDGTRAGPPNRAAA
- a CDS encoding extracellular solute-binding protein — its product is MSNKPEIKLTRRAFVAGSAGVAATVAIGPTLAAGKTLNVLSHKVHQTVLGSGDGDLMAGWRKANDAEIAFTTFDSNPLQDRLFREASLKETEYGVGYLIDNRPTSQIAALFEPLGPYQDKDAIEDFGDIAPGLVQGMTVDGKLIGIPVRHATQGLFYNEALLEEAGISAPPATLEELIEQAKKTTFTSKAGTPVTGMVLASDLAVFPVMFARAYGGDFISPDLKLVPNREALEQGLAALRGMFEAGSLPRSYATTKNDDQVTWLQQGRAAFTVLPFARGAQLNNAEQSKFPGKIKAVPFPGSKAIQGKMPMASVVEAWAMSIPKNAKDKALAWSFIKEVSSKRVTLGMALNGNGPVRVSTYADEKLKAGNALAAVEAKVLTTARGAFPPFPEAARAQATFLEEVQLAVLGRKPVKDAVSAIIDRVKPMMPA
- a CDS encoding carbohydrate ABC transporter permease, translated to MRTERLLIGLGKALAVVAILFWSLFPILFIAMSSLKPGQDIFAVPPKWLFTPTFKHYAELWRSWGVFFEGLLNSLLITVGATLLAIVASACAGYVYSRNSGRWLGASLLGLIIVRLIPPIVVTLPLFPIVNWLGLSDTHLVLILLYATFFVSLGTVLMRTFMDQIPRELDEAASMDGASRMTILRKVIAPLAMPGVLAVAVFVIVFSWNEFLFAFIFTATRAKTAPLVISEMIGSIDGVDWGILFAAATVQLVPVLLFVVFMNRYLVAGLTAGSTKG
- a CDS encoding sugar ABC transporter permease, whose amino-acid sequence is MQLQRTARLLPLLAPVHLLILSVIVLPSLYVVWLSLNTSSFGQAPSFVGLQNYWRVLTDPAFHGALWNTVVLVVVAVHLELAVGLGMALLFASGLPFRRFLLVAVLAPYAVSEVTAVVMWRFLFDPDAGPITLALRALHLPTLDWSFEPSHAMILIGLLTIWLHLPFTFVIVYAARLAIPAELYEAARIDGATRWQAFRRVTLPLLGPAMLIALLFRYIFAFRLFSEAWLLTKGGPARSTEVVAIYLYQEAFSFNAFGSAAATAWIMVVISLLLAGAYVFLLRRGGVAHAH
- a CDS encoding LacI family DNA-binding transcriptional regulator; amino-acid sequence: MNGRRITIREVAARAGVSIATVSNVFSGNKPVNADLRERVLKAAEELSYQVDRAASQLRSGQARVVGVLVPDLDDVFFTSLVSQLEVLAQKDGYDILVASSRDDLGLEQSRLRTLLAWRPSGLIAVPCSDAVPEALRNEVGRLPIVFTDRVPPEGSIVDTVAIDNREAGEIAARHLLSKGHRDILVAASSLAISPIRERVRGACELIRGELGREPIVVELGSNADRGAATFLHWLERNPQPSAVIALTNVTTLSTLSALARLRIDIPDPVSVVGFDDYPWMNARKTGLTAIRQPIAEIAEAAWRRLRARMTGDRTPPERCVLQASLQARDSVRDLTVGSTARDASNSDPLPNPERPIASPKAVH
- a CDS encoding arylamine N-acetyltransferase; amino-acid sequence: MAHALSHENEMPLSASQLDAYLARVGIDRPVSLDIAGLSKLHRAHLMAFTWEALDAFMGWPSTITPASAFAKMVEGRRGGWCYEMNGLFGAALSAHGFRVSRLCGGVDREKLGDIAIGNHLTLRVDLDRPYLAEVGVADAIIEPVPLAVGPISQRGFDFAITQTQDGWLRFNNHPQGIAHSFDFRADYSDENAMVATQGWLMQDAGSPFTNALAMLRHTADGYIALQNDSLRSVTPNSVREQRITSADHLADTFETLFGLDVPGPERVWEKIQAVSRDKIA